One Pochonia chlamydosporia 170 chromosome 5, whole genome shotgun sequence DNA segment encodes these proteins:
- a CDS encoding low temperature requirement A (similar to Metarhizium robertsii ARSEF 23 XP_007825625.2), which produces MFSFVRAASKLADTHSVDAGVPKQKLRLMKSPLVEIEEKHLAEPNFSQFGDRYKDDAPEFQRHEEANMLEVFFDLFFAANYTVFSKTQSVTSGHRIAAYIGYFSVLWFTWLTVALYDVRFVTDSIFERVARAVHLGVMVGFAVVAPNFKPEEPHQGSLQTMSLILMSSRLCLVAEYASILWHVRKFQKVRLAFYAQVSIHFIAAMVYLGISFRLEHRRSHVFITWYIVSALEAVLSFGLGLFFNVLSFTRTHLMSRMSLLTIIILGDGIVVLAEKVVTIVKSPDAWNPLIIGIVTAGVATTYFVFLVYFDWMKTRHLPALRQQIWTILHFPFHLAMVLFMQGFTQFVIWSKIVDVVNHLRSDWIVNDPKALTHATSAMVQKNISDEVEKFFNEYDPKWQTLYDTTQTALANITDIPDSYWPQLAKFLNTLAEKDYPAENTTDFLSNILSTLFSAMQNSLFTTFDIDLAQEFFDQDQNKNVSIDVAGGGFENNVNYDTWDRYQLVFSYGYIASGACLAFMTLLTIVSRLTPWKPWPVIRTVINGLLAAGVALVALLAVNGEKLFDYLLSPWLLPTICLVWLAVLLLTHTHSAPPLFFKRSATFLVGRRTGNCEC; this is translated from the exons ATGTTCAGCTTCGTGCGGGCAGCCTCGAAGCTGGCTGACACACACAGCGTAGACGCTGGTGTTCCCAAACAAAAGTTGAGGCTCATGAAGAGTCCCCTTGTGGAGATCGAGGAGAAGCATTTGGCGGAGCCAAATTTCAGCCAGTTTGGAGACCGGTATAAAGACGATGCTCCGGAGTTTCAGAGA CATGAGGAGGCGAACATGCTCGAGGTCTTTTTCGACCTCTTCTTTGCGGCAAATTACACAGTCTTTTCCAAGACGCAATCTGTAACGAGCGGACATAGAATTGCAGCATATATCGGCTATTTCAG CGTGCTGTGGTTTACTTGGCTCACTGTCGCTCTTTACGATGTTCGATTCGTCACAGATAGCATATTCG AACGAGTTGCGCGAGCAGTCCATCTCGGCGTGATGGTCGGCTTCGCTGTTGTCGCCCCAAACTTTAAGCCAGAAGAGCCGCACCAAGGGAGCTTGCAAACAATGT CCTTGATATTAATGTCGTCTCGCCTATGTTTGGTAGCAGAATACGCCAGCATATTATGGCACGTTCGCAAGTTCCAAAAAGTCCGACTGGCCTTTTACGCACAAGTATCGATTCATTTCATCGCAGCGATGGTATATCTCGGTATCTCATTCCGTTTAGAACATCGGAGAAGCCACGTCTTCATTACGTGGTACATTGTTAGCGCGCTGGAAGCGGTGCTTTCTTTTGGGCTGGGGTTATTCTTTAATGTTCTTAGCTTCACGAGGACACACCTCATGAGTCGGATGAGTCTGTTGACCATTATTATTCTGGGTGATGGTATTGTGGTGTTGGCAGAAAAGGTTGTGACCATTGTCAAATCGCCAGATGCTTGGA ATCCCCTAATCATAGGAATTGTCACCGCCGGCGTCGCAACAACCtacttcgtcttcctcgtctaCTTCGACTGGATGAAGACACGACACCTTCCCGCGCTGAGACAACAGATCTGGACAATCCTCCACTTCCCCTTCCACCTCGCCATGGTCCTCTTCATGCAAGGCTTCACGCAATTCGTCATCTGGTCTAAAATCGTGGACGTAGTGAACCACCTCCGAAGTGACTGGATAGTCAACGACCCCAAGGCCCTCACCCACGCCACCAGCGCAATGGTACAAAAGAACATATCGGACGAAGTGGAAAAGTTCTTCAACGAGTATGACCCGAAGTGGCAGACGCTGTACGATACCACACAGACTGCTCTTGCGAATATTACGGACATCCCGGACTCGTACTGGCCGCAACTAGCCAAGTTTCTCAACACTCTTGCCGAGAAAGACTACCCGGCTGAGAATACGACTGACTTCTTGTCCAATATTTTGAGTACGCTTTTTTCGGCTATGCAGAATAGTCTGTTTACGACGTTTGATATCGACCTTGCGCAGGAGTTCTTTGACCAGGATCAGAATAAGAATGTGAGCATCGATGTAGCTGGGGGTGGGTTTGAGAACAACGTCAACTATGACACGTGGGATAGGTACCAGCTTGTG TTCTCTTACGGTTACATCGCCTCCGGAGCTTGTCTCGCGTTCATGACCCTTCTCACAATTGTATCTCGGCTCACACCGTGGAAGCCGTGGCCGGTCATTCGAACAGTCATCAACGGCCTCTTGGCTGCTGGCGTTGCGCTTGTTGCCCTCCTGGCAGTGAATGGAGAAAAGTTGTTCGATTACCTTCTCAGTCCTTGGCTATTGCCGACGATTTGTCTCGTGTGGTTGGCAGTCTTGCTCCTGACGCACACGCATTCAGCGCCGCCGTTGTTCTTCAAGCGGAGTGCGACGTTTCTCGTTGGACGGAGGACGGGGAATTGCGAgtgctga
- a CDS encoding RNA interference and silencing protein (similar to Coccidioides immitis RS XP_001241132.1), with translation MSSHQTGRGRGRYTDRGGGGGRGRGRGWEASLQVHDTSRAPRGRGRGRGGSWELQIYSQGDQTAQVDTNVAQKETNYETAAKTVNKKKLAALGARYPPRPGFGTQGRAVVLWTNHLHLAFDGNLQLFRYSIRILPEQGDRPPVGKKAKRVIQLLLEEHFPQYGQSIATDFKAILISKQNIEVAEEYNVLYRSEDEEEPAPNAKRYRVQLDSTGSVTVSELTDYLTSSNFGALLSSKEETLQALNIVLGHHSKDVPHIASVGANRHFDLTSPDKQNLGAGLLAIRGFFVSVRAATARLLVNVQVKHGAFYVDYPLDRLMTEYMAVNGPNTARLANFVKRVSVNVTHIVRRNRAGEPIKRIKVIRDFARVDDGRNQEHPPIVPHFGAGPRDVKFFVTDTAGSTAGPSRTVPGAGPSTTGKSKKKKAAKGPTGPAVPTASQGRYVSVYDHFKNTYHITIRDPTLPVINVGSREMPSYLPPEVCVVLPGQPANKQLTPSQLQQMIKFAVRRPAQNAQSITASGVRTLGVDPINSTLAAFGIHVSRNLLAVPGRVLNCPAVKYKGDKTVASRLGSWNMQFVQFAVPKQLSRWTWLWISLQGMRDPWRNIMELKSSLGAFRNVLQRLGLVTAECLDGIHITVNQDNADSEIDTAIQRFAKGKSIPPQLLLVILPSDIAAIYKRVKADCDVRGGLLNVCVVAKKFFNANEQYYANVAMKVNLKLGGQNHYVDKSKLGILSEGKTMVVGIDVTHPSPGSSSQAPSVASIAASIDGNLAQWPADLRIQTARQEMVAGLDAMFQGRLRLWRKHNGRYPDNILVCRDGVSEGQYDQVLDQELPAMRSACKEIYPADATKQGLPHFTIVIVGKRHNTRFYPTRTEDADRSANPQNGTVVDRGVTEAQNWDFFLQAHAAIQGTARPAHYYTILDEIFAARPVKLPLRNSADVLEDLMHNMCYLFGRATKAVSICPPAYYADLVCDRARCYLSDLFSPTASTSPGASVAGDTAVGDGADRRLVEIHGNVRDRWICALPIELAAGQEMLDEEDDDPLEYDAESDLYTFGRIGEHNVILACLPAGQTGTNSAAAVATRIASTFTSLRFSLMVGIGGGVPSVISDVRLGDVVISQPFMQHGGVVQYDFGKIGTNGHSMRTGALNAPPAILLKAVSKLRALHYRGRSNLAAYLSTFDRLEAFSRDAAGADILYEAAYNHVGGPTCQQCSQEKEVKRLQRMQGPVIHCGTIASGNRVIQDGITRDRISEELGGVLCYEMESAGLMNAFPCLVIRGICDYADSHKHKKWQPYAAATAAACAKEILSLVPAKASTTNTGPSSEEYARQLCQIKFPSEEVVKLQQGIKTLQEQSKSLHQQYDTSMTVGQQHLQAQYALLQQLRSNLVDLKHQALERELPPEIKSNAYVTVFDAENRPLRFVFDTMSSQKIMSAMKRQLKDVELDNMRRGEWYIRDRRERASESTELSSSLLRACQCLNISVKFRLPNKSSTLCPVCHLENPGDSDQQ, from the exons ATGTCTAGCCATCAGACTGGCCGTGGTCGTGGTAGATATACAGATCGAGgtggaggcggaggacgTGGACGCGGACGCGGATGGGAAGCATCTCTCCAAGTACACGACACTAGCAGGGCACCAAGGGGCAGgggccgtggccgtggtgggTCATGGGAACTCCAAATCTACAG CCAAGGTGACCAGACGGCCCAGGTAGATACCAACGTGGCGCAGAAAGAAACAAACTACGAGACCGCTGCCAAAACTGTGAACAAGAAAAAGTTAGCTGCTCTGGGCGCTAGATATCCACCACGTCCAGGGTTTGGTACCCAAGGCAGGGCCGTTGTCTTATGGACAAACCATCTACATCTGGCATTCGATGGAAATCTACAGCTCTTCCGTTACAGTATTAGAATACTTCCAGAACAAGGTGACCGACCTCCGGTGGGCAAGAAAGCCAAGCGAGTTATCCAACTATTACTAGAAGAACACTTCCCCCAATACGGCCAAAGCATTGCCACGGATTTCAAAGCAATCCTTATCAGCAAACAAAATATTGAAGTTGCAGAGGAATACAACGTATTATACAGatctgaggatgaggaggaacCGGCACCGAACGCGAAGCGTTACCGTGTTCAACTCGACTCCACGGGTTCGGTCACAGTTTCTGAACTCACGGACTATCTCACATCTTCCAACTTTGGCGCACTGCTGTCGTCGAAAGAAGAAACGCTTCAGGCTCTGAACATTGTTCTAGGTCATCACAGTAAAGACGTTCCGCATATTGCTTCTGTCGGGGCGAATCGCCACTTTGACTTGACTTCCCCGGATAAGCAGAACCTGGGGGCTGGGTTGCTAGCCATCCGTGGGTTCTTCGTCAGTGTGCGTGCAGCGACGGCTCGTCTACTAGTTAATGTTCAGGTTAAGCATGGGGCATTCTACGTTGATTACCCGCTTGATAGGTTGATGACGGAATATATGGCTGTGAATGGGCCAAATACTGCTAGATTGGCGAATTTTGTGAAAAGGGTTTCAGTCAACGTCACTCATATTGTGAGGAGGAATAGGGCTGGGGAACCTATCAAGCGGATCAAGGTGATACGAGACTTTGCGCGGGTTGACGATGGTAGGAACCAGGAGCATCCGCCTATTGTGCCGCACTTCGGAGCTGGTCCTCGGGACGTGAAGTTCTTCGTGACGGACACAGCGGGATCGACAGCAGGTCCGAGTAGGACTGTACCTGGTGCCGGTCCTTCGACAACTGGgaagtcgaagaagaagaaggcggcgaaaGGGCCAACTGGCCCGGCAGTCCCAACTGCTTCGCAGGGTCGATATGTTAGTGTGTACGACCACTTTAAAAACA CGTATCACATAACGATCCGAGACCCTACGCTGCCTGTCATCAATGTGGGCAGCCGTGAAATGCCTTCATATCTACCTCCTGAAGTTTGCGTGGTCTTGCCGGGGCAGCCTGCAAACAAACAGCTTACACCATCTCAACTTCAGCAAATGATCAAGTTTGCTGTACGCCGGCCCGCTCAAAATGCACAATCCATCACGGCGTCTGGAGTGCGAACATTGGGCGTGGATCCTATCAACTCTACTCTA GCTGCCTTTGGAATCCATGTATCGAGGAACTTGCTTGCCGTACCCGGCCGGGTGTTGAACTGCCCAGCCGTCAAATACAAAGGCGATAAAACTGTTGCATCGAGATTGGGCAGCTGGAATATGCAGTTTGTTCAATTTGCGGTGCCGAAGCAGTTGTCCCGTTGGACATGGCTTTGGATATCCCTCCAAGGCATGCGCGATCCATGGCGAAACATCATGGAGTTGAAGTCATCGTTGGGTGCCTTTCGGAATGTGCTTCAGCGGTTAGGTCTAGTTACGGCTGAATGCCTTGACGGGATTCACATCACGGTAAATCAAGACAATGCCGATTCAGAAATTGACACTGCAATCCAGCGGTTTGCCAAGGGTAAAAGCATACCGCCCCAGCTGCTCCTTGTTATCCTACCGTCGGATATTGCAGCAATCTACAAACGTGTAAAAGCAGATTGCGATGTCAGAGGGGGTCTGTTAAACGTGTGCGTGGTGGCTAAGAAGTTTTTCAATGCCAACGAACAGTACTACGCCAATGTTGCCATGAAGGTGAACCTGAAGCTCGGCGGGCAGAACCACTACGTGGACAAATCCAAGCTCGGGATCTTATCTGAAGGGAAAACCATGGTTGTGGGCATCGACGTTACGCACCCGTCTCCTGGATCTTCGTCGCAAGCTCCCAGCGTGGCTAGTATTGCGGCCTCTATAGATGGGAATCTCGCCCAGTGGCCAGCAGACTTGAGAATACAGACTGCTCGGCAGGAGATGGTAGCTGGGCTGGATGCCATGTTCCAGGGACGACTACGTCTTTGGAGGAAGCACAATGGCCGCTACCCTGACAACATTCTCGTGTGTAGGGACGGCGTGTCAGAGGGACAATACGACCAGGTTCTTGACCAGGAACTACCAGCAATGCGCAGCGCCTGCAAAGAGATATACCCAGCAGACGCTACGAAGCAAGGCCTTCCACATTTCACAATTGTAATCGTCGGGAAACGCCACAATACTCGTTTCTATCCGACAAGAACCGAAGATGCAGATCGGTCTGCAAACCCTCAAAACGGAACTGTCGTGGATCGCGGAGTAACAGAGGCTCAGAACTGGGACTTTTTTCTGCAGGCTCACGCTGCAATACAGGGCACTGCTCGTCCTGCGCACTATTACACCATTCTAGATGAGATATTTGCTGCGCGGCCGGTCAAACTGCCGTTGAGGAACTCGGCGGACGTTTTGGAGGATTTGATGCATAATATGTGTTATCTCTTTGGACGGGCGACCAAGGCTGTTAGCATTTGTCCACCGGCTTATTATGCGGATCTTGTTTGTGATAGGGCGAGGTGCTATTTGAGTGATTTGTTTAGTCCTACGGCTTCGACGAGTCCTGGTGCGAGTGTTGCGGGTGATactgctgttggtgatggtgctgatAGGAGGTTGGTTGAGATTCATGGGAATGTGAGGGATA GGTGGATATGTGCCCTCCCAATCGAACTCGCGGCTGGGCAAGAAATGCtggacgaggaagatgatgaccCTCTTGAATATGATGCAGAGTCTGACCTGTACACATTTGGTCGCATCGGCGAACACAATGTCATCTTGGCATGCCTACCAGCCGGACAGACAGGGACGAATTCTGCCGCTGCGGTTGCCACACGAATAGCATCAACCTTCACGTCTCTCCGCTTTAGCCTCATGGTAGGAATCGGCGGAGGAGTTCCCAGTGTGATATCAGACGTACGGCTGGGGGACGTGGTGATCAGTCAACCTTTCATGCAACATGGGGGAGTTGTGCAatacgactttggcaagattggaACCAACGGTCACAGCATGCGGACCGGAGCACTCAACGCACCTCCCGCGATCCTTTTGAAGGCAGTTTCGAAGTTACGAGCGCTTCACTACCGGGGACGTAGCAACCTTGCTGCCTATCTATCTACTTTCGACCGTTTAGAAGCCTTCAGCCGTGATGCGGCCGGCGCGGATATATTATACGAGGCAGCATATAACCACGTGGGAGGACCAACATGCCAGCAATGTAGTCAAGAGAAGGAAGTCAAACGCCTTCAGCGAATGCAAGGCCCAGTTATTCATTGTGGTACCATAGCTTCGGGCAACCGAGTTATACAAGATGGTATTACTCGGGACAGGATTAGCGAAGAGCTAGGCGGCGTGCTGTGCTACGAAATGGAATCGGCAGGTTTAATGAATGCCTTTCCCTGCCTTGTGATTCGAGGAATATGCGATTACGCCGACTCACACAAGCACAAGAAATGGCAGCCATATGCTGCGGCTACAGCAGCCGCTTGCGCTAAAGAGATCCTGTCACTTGTACCGGCTAAAGCTTCTACGACAAACACTGGACCATCATCTGAAGAATACGCGAGGCAATTGTGTCAGATTAAGTTCCCGTCGGAAGAAGTTGTCAAATTGCAACAGGGGATTAAGACACTGCAGGAACAGAGCAAATCCCTGCATCAACAATATGATACATCTATGACAGTTGGacaacaacatcttcagGCGCAGTATGCCCTCCTGCAACAGCTACGTTCCAATCTAGTGGATCTTAAACATCAGGCACTTGAACGTGAATTACCTCCTGAGATCAAGTCGAATGCCTATGTGACGGTCTTTGACGCCGAAAATCGACCCTTGCGCTTCGTTTTTGACACGATGAGTTCTCAAAAG ATAATGAGTGCTATGAAGCGTCAACTAAAAGATGTCGAGTTGGATAATATGCGGCGAGGAGAGTGGTACATCCGTGACCGCAGGGAGAGAGCCTCTGAATCCACGGAACTTTCATCATCACTCCTGAGG GCTTGTCAATGCCTAAACATTTCTGTTAAGTTTCGCCTACCAAATAAATCGTCAACACTATGTCCAGTGTGCCATTTAGAGAACCCTGGTGATTCTGATCAACAG TAG
- a CDS encoding ribosome biogenesis GTPase Lsg1 (similar to Coccidioides immitis RS XP_001242114.1) encodes MVLAKSKKSVGLGNALMNDRFGKGKGSERKKQSAITRTNHATGEQYLVNEKQDASWVKMRSVTEQGALDEFLATAELAGTDFTAEKMNNVKIIHTDQKNPYLLSATEERNVLGKHKMHRARLTVPRRPKWDSTTTAQELDVREREAFLNWRRGLAELEENNDLLMTPFERNLEVWRQLWRVIERSDLIVQIVDARNPLLFRSEDLETYVKDIDPKKENLLLINKADMMTLAQRKSWAKHLKEAGISYKFFSAQLAKEQIEARDRDGESEDETPEPSSRSAGKQPAGDDDSSEEESEDDGGAPAGGDEDEDIQILTVEELEDIFLQHAPKDAAADHKLQVGLVGYPNVGKSSTINALIGAKKVSVSSTPGKTKHFQTIHLSENVILCDCPGLVFPNFAFTKADLVCNGVLPIDQMREFTGPVGLVTQRIPQRFLEAIYGIQIKTRPIEEGGTGTPTSEELLRAYAKARGFQTQGLGQPDEARAARYVLKDYVNGKLLFVHPPPGIEDAKAFNRELYSEFNLPEKRRAALIAATESMSLRDDDSVTVDSDMVAIPAGPKTEKLDARFFGPDRSQGHLNMPFNHKYTEQGQASGKVLSGRKARTVVALENGIDPKDARAGSSKKHFKGGAKNGGSKKHRYMNTDD; translated from the exons ATGGTTCTGGCAAAATCGAAGAAGAGCGTGGGGCTGGGCAATGCCTTGATGAACGATCGCTtcggcaaaggcaagggaagtgagaggaagaagcagtcGGCCATTACAAGAACCAACCATGCCACTGGTGAACAATATCTTGTCAATGAGAAGCAGGATGCTTCGTGGGTCAAAATGCGCTCCGTCACGGAGCAGGGCGCGTTGGACGAGTTTTTGGCCACGGCGGAGCTGGCGGGAACCGATTTTACTGCCGAGAAGATGAACAATGTCAAAATCATCCACACCGACCAGAAGAACCCATACCTCCTATCTGCTACTGAGGAGCGCAATGTTCTTGGCAAACACAAAATGCACAGAGCTCGTCTAACCGTTCCTAGGAGGCCCAAGTGGGATTCTACCACCACAGCACAGGAACTGGACGTTagagaaagagaagcttTTTTGAATTGGAGGAGAGGATTGGCTGAGCTGGAGGAGAACAACGACTTACTGATGACGCCTTTTGAACGAAATTTGGAAGTCTGGCGTCAATTATGGAGAGTTATTGAGCGATCCGACCTCATTGTGCAGATTGTGGATGCTAGAAATCCGTTGCTCTTCCGCTCAGAGGATTTAGAGACCTACGTCAAGGATATTGATCCCAAGAAGGAAAACTTACTTTTGATCAACAAAGCGGATATGATGACTTTGGCACAAAGGAAGTCATGGGCGAAGCATCTCAAGGAAGCCGGAATTTCTTATAAATTCTTCTCGGCACAGCTGGCTAAAGAGCAAATCGAGGCGCGTGATAGAGACGGTGAGTCGGAGGATGAGACTCCGGAGCCATCATCTCGCAGCGCCGGAAAGCAGCCGGCCGGGGACGATGACTCGTCAGAGGAAGAAAGCGAGGATGACGGAGGTGCTCCAGCTGgcggcgatgaggatgaggatatcCAAATTCTTACCGTTGAGGAGTTGGAGGATATTTTCCTTCAACATGCCCCCAAAGATGCTG CTGCGGACCATAAACTACAAGTAGGATTGGTTGGCTACCCAAATGTTGGAAAATCATCCACCATCAACGCTTTAATAGGCGCCAAAAAGGTCTCTGTTTCATCAACACCCGGAAAAACAAAGCACTTCCAGACCATCCACCTCAGCGAGAACGTTATTCTATGCGATTGTCCCGGTCTGGTGTTTCCCAACTTTGCCTTTACCAAGGCCGACCTAGTATGCAATGGTGTATTGCCCATTGATCAAATGAGAGAATTCACTGGCCCCGTTGGACTGGTCACTCAGCGAATCCCACAAAGATTCCTTGAAGCCATCTACGGTATTCAAATCAAGACTCGTCCCATTGAGGAGGGAGGCACCGGCACTCCCACTTCAGAGGAATTACTACGCGCATATGCAAAAGCCAGGGGTTTCCAAACTCAGGGCTTGGGTCAGCCAGACGAGGCCAGAGCCGCTCGATACGTCTTGAAGGATTACGTCAACGGCAAGCTGCTATTTGTGCATCCTCCACCCGGGATTGAGGATGCTAAGGCATTCAACCGCGAACTGTATAGCGAATTCAACCTCCCTGAGAAACGGAGGGCTGCCCTCATCGCTGCAACtgagtccatgtctctcAGAGACGACGACAGCGTGACGGTGGATTCCGACATGGTGGCCATTCCCGCCGGACCCAAGACGGAGAAACTTGACGCACGCTTCTTTGGCCCGGACCGGTCACAGGGTCATTTGAATATGCCATTCAACCATAAATACACCGAGCAGGGCCAAGCCTCCGGCAAAGTTCTGTCCGGGAGAAAAGCTCGAACAGTTGTTGCGTTGGAAAATGGTATAGACCCCAAGGACGCTCGGGCAGGGAGCAGCAAAAAGCACTTCAAGGGTGGCGCGAAAAATGGCGGGAGCAAGAAGCACAGATATATGAACACGGATGATTAA
- a CDS encoding transcriptional regulatory protein GAL4 (similar to Metarhizium robertsii ARSEF 23 XP_007826567.2): MSTSIEDSPSRRLQEVSETVYQQETSRGSPATVLEDVVPPKYGEEQLQVDHVSAIVGAKAGRQSGITGSDEDLHGKDARLSPSFLGEVSDLRFFNLVKSFLQAQDDPGVLHKAFDRYDQDESTMSDTSIQSVYLPSPEDAKPYTDAYFSTIHVAYPFIPESLFMEEYSRIYTGDKQKNESNNTQTALTYTICAIGALYTSLFDHGDAVNSPHEKYFLQALKITPTSIEERSIAHVSLLLARCFYLLVASRTESCWTILGQAIRAAQSIGLHVENQDLCHSELEVRRRIWYSLYVLDRLLSLQLGRPPAIHDDDFDVPLPSRVSDSEIDWDGNRIEEGDHDIPSTGDYFLAVIAFSGIVGRVLRSLYCPKRSQSTADKLSNTNNLDRQLLEWKAELPRFLRFDLGHAFEQSDIFKRQRNMLAIKYHHLRALIYRPYLCHPLLMNENNADTSIQFDWRINAYERTCISEARETARLLHSISSKEALVSSFPWWQMISCLVCASSILLVSSIFVIIGHEPSAEYDIAGLYDDAETCLKVFDALSSQSSGARVARDMMNALKEYSLRWNSGNIGLKGSPTRAEGAECTLGLAEQMIDLSSFPTSLESAESSQSLSFTDMPAANYCWPAEIVDSMAWSAHILDNTQERLGHCDFGE, translated from the exons ATGAGTACCAGCATAGAGGACAGTCCTTCCAGGCGGCTACAGGAAGTATCTGAGACTGTTTATCAGCAAGAAACATCTCGGGGCTCGCCTGCTACGGTTTTGGAAGACGTTGTTCCCCCCAAATATGGAGAGGAACAGTTGCAAGTAGACCATGTCTCTGCTATCGTTGGCGCAAAAGCCGGACGACAAAGTGGGATTACTGGTAGTGACGAAGACCTGCACGGCAAAGACGCGCGACTCTCTCCAAGCTTCTTGGGTGAAGTGAGCGACCTGCGGTTTTTTAATCTCGTGAAATCTTTCCTGCAAGCCCAAGATGACCCTGGCGTGTTGCATAAGGCCTTCGATAGATATGACCAGGACGAGAGCACAATGTCTGATACCTCCATTCAAAGCGTTTATTTGCCATCTCCCGAAGACGCCAAACCGTACACTGATGCTTACTTTTCCACAATTCATGTTGCCTATCCGTTTATCCCTGAGTCGCTATTTATGGAGGAGTATTCAAGGATATACACCGGCGACAAGCAGAAGAATGAGAGCAACAACACCCAGACCGCACTTACAT ATACAATATGTGCCATCGGAGCATTGTACACCTCATTGTTCGACCACGGAGACGCCGTGAATTCACCGCATGAAAAATACTTCTTGCAAGCACTCAAGATAACGCCAACAAGTATTGAGGAACGATCAATAGCCCACGTCTCGCTTTTGCTTGCACGGTGTTTTTATCTCTTGGTTGCGTCTAGAACTGAAAG TTGTTGGACAATACTTGGACAAGCTATTCGAGCAGCACAGTCTATAGGCCTACACGTTGAGAATCAGGACTTGTGCCATTCGGAGCTGGAAGTACGGCGCCGAATATGGTACTCACTCTACGTACTGGATCGTCTTCTATCCTTGCAGCTAGGCCGACCGCCTGCAATCCACGATGATGATTTCGACGTCCCGTTGCCATCTCGTGTGAGTGACTCTGAGATTGACTGGGACGGGAATCGCATCGAGGAAGGGGACCACGACATCCCGTCCACAGGCGACTACTTCCTAGCAGTGATTGCCTTCTCTGGCATTGTAGGCCGCGTTCTCCGCAGTTTATATTGTCCGAAGCGTAGTCAGTCTACGGCAGACAAGCTTTCGAATACAAATAATCTTGACCGGCAGCTGCTGGAATGGAAGGCAGAACTACCACGATTTCTTCGCTTCGACTTAGGTCATGCCTTTGAGCAATCGGACATCTTCAAGAGACAG CGAAACATGCTAGCCATCAAGTACCACCACCTTCGAGCATTGATATACCGACCATACTTGTGTCACCCACTTCTTATGAATGAGAACAATGCAGACACGTCCATTCAATTCGATTGGCGAATAAACGCCTATGAAAGAACTTGCATTTCAGAAGCGCGCGAAACTGCGCGATTACTTCACAGCATTTCCAGCAAGGAAGCTCTCGTCAGCAGCTTTCCATGGTGGCAGATGATCTCGTGCTTAGTTTGCGCAAGCTCGATATTACTCGTCTCTAGTATTTTCGTGATTATCGGCCACGAACCCTCCGCTGAGTATGACATTGCCGGCTTATATGACGATGCAGAAACGTGCCTCAAAGTCTTTGACGCCCTGAGTAGCCAGTCATCCGGGGCACGAGTAGCACGAGATATGATGAACGCTCTGAAGGAGTATAGCCTTAGGTGGA ATTCGGGCAATATAGGCCTGAAAGGCTCCCCAACACGAGCTGAAGGGGCCGAATGCACGCTTGGTCTTGCTGAACAGATGATTGATCTGAGTAGCTTTCCAACCTCGTTAGAGTCCGCAGAATCTAGTCAGTCGTTGTCGTTTACGGACATGCCAGCGGCGAACTATTGCTGGCCAGCGGAAATTGTGGACTCTATGGCATGGTCGGCACATATATTGGACAATACTCAGGAGAGGCTGGGTCATTGTGACTTTGGCGAGTAG